The Acanthochromis polyacanthus isolate Apoly-LR-REF ecotype Palm Island chromosome 17, KAUST_Apoly_ChrSc, whole genome shotgun sequence genome has a window encoding:
- the LOC110960778 gene encoding protein ABHD15, which translates to MASFLWDCFLFLLPSLLLVLLSVVLRCPRVQCWMRSAVRAAAWRLWVIICLILELPLDTRAWTEEAKPPGSESGSAPASDGPRLICKPTALAKYLLRHCGSLGRSRLAGWPRGDPHLQTVSSLLCGQHGETLQFTRDHLLLRDGGIVALDWAVGTRLGEARRRWEGRKEQQSGGKSLGCFTLTPPVLLLIPQSWGGMTPHLKALSHQAMLQGFYVVVFHPRGTASCPLTTARLTEFGDPADLEQAVSYVHSRHPSSVLVAVSEGSGSGILLSYLGECGSSTRLTAAAAISPVLQGQLWFETGIPPVYQWGSLVHRKLQLSRYKSSFRGVLDVDRALKCSSPRDFEETLFCSSVQLQSEASELPNSGLKSGSQSPPSLAPSAVWALGERAYQAKDWENYWERNEPLRDADEVAVPVLCICSSDDPLLPPASTLPLQLFLSNPYFHLVLTDRGGHCGFTLEEEREGNWSHIVVLEYFRVVADFLKGEQRDGVLEENSPTGQRSWIRNVVPQRRRRAAMMRRMRTQNPEYMDAEEGEFTWKRSYTR; encoded by the exons ATGGCGTCATTTCTATGGGACTGTTTCCTCTTTTTGCTCCCGTCCCTGCTACTCGTCCTGCTGTCGGTGGTTCTCCGCTGTCCCAGAGTTCAGTGCTGGATGAGGTCGGCCGTCCGAGCTGCAGCCTGGAGGCTCTGGGTCATCATCTGTCTGATCCTGGAGCTGCCACTGGATACAAGAGCATGGACAGAGGAGGCCAAACCACCAGGGTCGGAGTCAGGGTCAGCTCCGGCCTCAGACGGACCCCGACTCATCTGCAAACCCACGGCGTTGGCCAAATATCTGCTCCGACACTGCGGCTCTCTGGGCAGGTCCAGACTGGCCGGCTGGCCCAGAGGAGACCCCCACCTCCAGACCGTATCCAGCCTGCTGTGTGGACAACATGGGGAGACGCTGCAGTTCACCAGAGACCACCTGCTGTTGAGGGACGGGGGCATCGTGGCTCTGGACTGGGCCGTGGGGACGAGGCTGGGGGAGGCCAGGAGGAGGTGGGAAGGGAGGAAGGAGCAGCAGTCAGGGGGGAAGTCTCTGGGCTGCTTCACCCTGACGCCTcccgtcctcctcctcatccctcAGTCCTGGGGAGGGATGACCCCCCACCTGAAGGCTCTGAGCCATCAGGCCATGCTGCAGGGCTTCTACGTGGTGGTGTTCCACCCTCGAGGCACGGCCAGCTGCCCGCTGACCACTGCTCGACTCACCGAGTTCGGAGATCCGGCTGACCTGGAACAG GCTGTATCTTATGTCCACAGCCGCCACCCGTCCTCTGTGCTGGTAGCAGTGAGTGAAGGTTCAGGTTCGGGGATCCTGCTCTCCTATCTGGGTGAATGTGGATCCAGCACTCGCCTGACGGCAGCTGCAGCCATCTCGCCTGTGCTTCAGGGTCAGCTGTGGTTTGAAACAGGCATTCCGCCTGTTTATCAGTGGGGGTCACTAGTTCACCGGaaactgcagctcagcag ATATAAAAGTTCCTTCAGAGGAGTTCTGGATGTGGATCGAGCCCTCAAATGTTCTTCCCCCAGAGACTTTGAAGAAActcttttctgctcttcagTCCAGCTTCAGTCAGAAGCTTCTGAGCTTCCAAACTCTGGACTGAAGTCAGGATCTCAGTCCCCGCCAAGCCTGGCGCCCTCAGCGGTCTGGGCACTGGGAGAACGAGCTTATCAAGCCAAGGACTGGGAGAATTACTGGGAGAGGAACGAACCGCTGAGGGATGCAGACGAGGTGGCGGTTCCTGTCCTCTGCATCTGCAGCAGCGACGATCCTCTCCTCCCGCCGGCCTCCACGCTGCCCCTTCAACTCTTCCTGAGCAACCCCTACTTCCATCTGGTGCTGACTGACAGAGGAGGTCACTGTGGGTTCActctggaggaggagagggaaggTAACTGGAGTCACATCGTGGTTCTGGAGTACTTCAGAGTGGTGGCTGATTTCCTGAAAGGGGAGCAGAGGGACGGAGTGCTGGAAGAAAACAGTCCGACCGGGCAGAGGAGCTGGATCAGAAATGTGGTTCCTCAACGTAGGAGGCGAGCCGCCATGATGAGGAGAATGAGAACACAGAATCCTGAGTACATGGACGCTGAGGAAGGAGAGTTCACCTGGAAGAGGTCGTATACACGCTGA
- the taok1b gene encoding serine/threonine-protein kinase TAO1, producing MPSSVRAGSLKDPEVAELFFKEDPEKLFSDLREIGHGSFGAVYFARDVRTNEVVAIKKMSYSGKQSNEKWQDIIKEVKFLQRIRHPNSIEYKGCYLREHTAWLVMEYCLGSASDLLEVHKKPLQEVEIAAITHGALQGLAYLHSHNMIHRDVKAGNILLTEPGQVKLADFGSASIASPANSFVGTPYWMAPEVILAMDEGQYDGKVDVWSLGITCIELAERKPPLFNMNAMSALYHIAQNESPTLQSSEWTDYFRNFIDSCLQKIPQDRPHSDDMLGHAFLQRERPDSVLMDLIQRTKDAVRELDNLQYRKMKKILLQEAHNGPTTETQEGDEDLEPGGGRTGTVNSVGSNQSIPSMSISASSQSSSVNSLNEAAQDSRSELDLMEGDHTVMSNSSVIHLKPEEEESFTEEQAASSQPTEPQATPAQAPRKHYRNREHFATIRTASLVTREMQEHEQDSELREQMSGYKRMRRQHQKHLMALENKLKGEMDEHRLRLDKELESQRNNFTQEMEKLLKKHQAALEKDLKTFANDEKKFQQHIQVQQKKELSSFLESQKREYKLRKEQLKEELSENQSTPKKEKQEWLSKQKENIQHFQAEEEANLLRRQRQYLELECRRFKRRILIARHNVEQDLAREELNKRQTQKDLEHAMLLRHHESMQELEFRHLGTIQKARAELIRTQHQTELTNQLEYNKRRERELRRKHVMEVRQQPKSLKSKELQIKKQFQETCKTQTRQYKALRNHLLETTPKSDHKAVLKRLKEEQTRKLAILAEQYDHSINEMLSTQALRLDEAQEGECQVLRMQLQQELELLNAYQSKIKMQTDAQHDKERRELEQRVSLRRALLEQKIEEEMLSLQNERLERIRSLLERQAREIEAFDSESMRLGFSNMVLTNLAPDSQGGWGGGGGGGQGAQGGGHWPGGSGGSGGGSHHSHHHQGGSSSQQPWGHPMLAGGPPPWSLHHPGGGSQRGSQGGAGGVRNSPQAMRRTSSGGRNEQGMSRSASITSQISNGSHLSYT from the exons ATGCCCTCCTCTGTAAGGGCAGGGAGCCTGAAGGATCCAGAGGTGGCTGAGCTTTTCTTCAAAGAAGACCCGGAGAAGCTTTTCTCTGACCTCCGAGAGATCGGCCATGGCAGCTTTGGCGCAGTCTACTTT GCACGGGATGTGCGCACGAATGAGGTGGTGGCAATTAAAAAGATGTCCTACAGTGGCAAACAATCTAATGAG AAATGGCAGGACATCATAAAGGAGGTGAAGTTTCTCCAGAGGATCCGGCACCCAAACAGTATAGAATACAAAGGCTGTTACCTCCGTGAGCACACAGCATGG CTGGTGATGGAGTACTGTCTCGGCTCTGCCTCTGACTTGTTAGAAG TTCATAAAAAACCTTTACAAGAGGTGGAGATTGCTGCCATTACACATGGTGCTCTGCAGGGGCTGGCCTACCTTCATTCCCACAATATGATCCACAG GGATGTAAAGGCAGGTAACATCCTGCTGACTGAGCCTGGGCAAGTCAAGCTGGCAGACTTTGGCTCTGCCTCCATTGCCTCACCTGCCAACTCCTTTGTGGGAACGCCGTACTG GATGGCCCCAGAGGTGATTCTAGCTATGGATGAGGGCCAGTATGACGGGAAGGTGGATGTCTGGTCCTTAGGGATCACCTGTATAGAATTAG CGGAGAGGAAGCCTCCCTTGTTTAACATGAATGCAATGAGTGCCTTATACCACATAGCGCAGAATGAGAGCCCCACACTGCAGTCCAGTGAATG GACGGATTACTTTAGGAACTTTATCGATTCTTGCCTTCAGAAAATCCCCCAGGACAGACCGCACTCTGACGACATGTTGGGT CATGCGTTTCTGCAACGTGAACGTCCAGACTCGGTGCTGATGGATCTTATTCAAAGAACCAAGGATGCAGTGCGAGAGTTGGATAACCTGCAGTACCGCAAGATGAAGAAGATCCTCCTTCAGGAGGCCCACAACGGACCCACAACAGAAACCCAAGAAGGAGACGAG GATCTGGAGCCTGGCGGGGGTCGGACCGGAACCGTGAACAGTGTCGGCAGCAACCAGTCCATCCCCAGCATGTCCATCAGCGCCAGCTCCCAGAGCAGCTCTGTCAACAGCCTGAACGAAGCCGCTCAGGACAGCCGCAGTGAGCTGGACCTGATGGAGGGAGACCACACGGTGATGTCCAACAGTTCCGTCATCCACCTCAAACCG gaggaagaggagagttTCACTGAGGAGCAGGCAGCCAGCAGTCAACCTACTGAGCCTCAGGCAACACCAGCTCAGGCCCCGAGAAAGCACTACCGCAACAGAGAGCACTTTGCCACCATACGCACAGCATCACTG GTGACCCGTGAGATGCAAGAACACGAGCAGGACTCTGAGCTGAGGGAGCAGATGTCGGGATACAAACGCATGAGGCGGCAGCATCAGAAGCACCTGATGGCCCTGGAGAACAAACTGAAAGGGGAGATGGACGAGCACCGGCTGAGGCTGGACAAAGAGCTGGAGAGTCAGAGGAACAACTTCACCCAGGAGATGGAGAAGCTGCTCAAAAAACACCAGGCAGCCCTCGAGAAAGAT CTGAAGACGTTTGCAAACGATGAGAAAAAGTTCCAGCAGCACATTCAGGTGCAACAGAAGAAGGAGCTCAGCAGCTTCTTGGAGTCACAGAAGAGGGAGTATAAACTACGCAAGGAGCAGCTCAAAGAG GAACTGAGCGAGAACCAGTCGACTCCCAAGAAAGAGAAGCAGGAGTGGCTGTCCAAGCAGAAAGAGAACATCCAGCACTTCCAG gctgaggaggaggccAACCTGCTGAGGAGACAGAGGCAGTACCTGGAGCTGGAGTGTCGGAGGTTCAAACGCAGGATCCTCATTGCCAGACACAATGTGGAGCAGGACCTGGCCAGAGAG GAGCTGAACAAGCGGCAAACTCAGAAGGACCTGGAACACGCTATGCTGCTCAGGCATCACGAGTCGATGCAGGAGCTGGAGTTCAGGCATCTGGGGACGATCCAGAAGGCCCGGGCAGAACTGATCCGGACCCAGCACCAGACGGAGCTCACCAACCAGCTGGAATACAAtaaaaggagggagagggagcTGAGGCGCAAGCATGTCATGGAGGTCCGGCAGCAGCCCAAGAGCCTCAAG tCCAAGGAGCTTCAGATTAAGAAGCAGTTTCAGGAGACGTGCAAAACTCAGACCAGGCAGTACAAGGCCCTCAGGAACCATCTGCTGGAGACGACACCCAAGTCCGACCACAAGGCCGTGCTCAAGAGGCTGAAGGAGGAGCAGACTAGGAAGCTGGCCATCCTCGCCGAGCAGTATGACCACTCCATCAATGAAATGCTCTCCACACAGGCT CTGAGGTTAGATGAGGCTCAGGAGGGGGAATGTCAGGTTCTAAggatgcagctgcagcaggagttAGAGCTGCTCAACGCCTACCAGAGCAAGATCAAGATGCAAACAGACGCACAGCACGACAAGGAGAGGAGGGAGCTGGAGCAGAGGGTGTCTCTGCGGAGGGCTCTGCTGGAGCAGAAA ATCGAGGAGGAAATGCTCTCCCTGCAGAACGAGCGCCTGGAGCGAATCCGCTCGCTGCTGGAGCGCCAGGCCCGAGAGATCGAGGCCTTCGACTCGGAGTCCATGAGGCTGGGCTTCAGCAACATGGTGCTCACCAACCTGGCTCCTGACTCCCAGGGAGGCTGGGggggaggaggcggaggaggccAGGGGGCTCAGGGGGGAGGCCACTGGCCCGGAGGAAGCGGAGGAAGCGGAGGAGGCAGCCACCACAGTCATCACCACCAGGGGGGCTCCAGCTCGCAGCAGCCCTGGGGTCACCCGATGCTGGCTGGCGGCCCACCGCCGTGGAGTCTCCACCACCCCGGAGGAGGGAGTCAGAGGGGCAGCCAGGGGGGCGCGGGAGGGGTGAGGAACAGCCCACAGGCTATGAGGAGGACGTCATCAGGGGGGAGGAATGAACAGGGCATGAGCAGGAGCGCCAGCATCACCTCTCAGATCTCCAACGGATCCCACCTGTCCTACACctag